A genomic window from Ananas comosus cultivar F153 linkage group 22, ASM154086v1, whole genome shotgun sequence includes:
- the LOC109726941 gene encoding uncharacterized protein LOC109726941, which yields MGAKFIIGSVAASFAIAYLCDKLIADLKIFGGTTPKTVADKEWWEATDNKFQAWPRTGGPPVVMNPIRRQNFIIKSADSLKC from the exons ATGGGGGCCAAGTTCATCATTGGATCTGTTGCTGCATCCTTCGCGATCGCCTATCTGTGTGACAAATTGATTGCTGATTTGAAGATATTTGGAG GCACGACTCCGAAAACTGTCGCGGATAAGGAGTGGTGGGAGGCCACGGACAACAAGTTCCAGGCCTGGCCGCGCACTGGGGGCCCGCCGGTCGTCATGAACCCCATCAGGCGTCAGAATTTCATCATCAAGTCTGCCGACTCCTTAAAATG CTGA
- the LOC109726940 gene encoding uncharacterized protein LOC109726940 isoform X1 encodes MGASITTPNINNNNNLPLTNSTTTNPLNLLSLSREVHGRKEESDGDDDDDTVSVDSNRVQEALNRKNPEKLQEESGAVATVLPEEVLESAESDIFWAPDPETGVFVPAEEGEVDVNTRLPAPPHPSGITNGSGSSKGNGNGNGSTVLEETVWVREVEVEEIVRPPPIETETDDSDLL; translated from the exons ATGGGAGCTTCGATCACCACCCCAAacatcaacaacaacaataatctCCCTCTCACAAACTCAACAACAACAAACCCTCTTAATCTCCTCTCTCTCAG CAGGGAAGTGCATGGCCGGAAAGAAGAAtccgacggcgacgacgacgatgatacCGTCTCCGTAGACTCAAACCGAGTACAAGAGGCTCTAAACAGGAAGAACCCGGAGAAGCTCCAAGAGGAGTCCGGGGCCGTCGCGACGGTTCTCCCCGAGGAAGTGCTCGAGTCGGCCGAGTCGGACATCTTCTGGGCCCCGGACCCCGAGACGGGCGTCTTCGTGCctgcggaggagggggaggtcGACGTGAACACCAGGCTCCCCGCCCCGCCCCACCCGTCGGGGATCACCAACGGGAGCGGAAGCAGTAAAGGGAACGGCAACGGTAACGGCTCGACGGTGCTCGAGGAAACCGTTTGGGTCCGAGAGGTCGAGGTCGAGGAGATCGTAAGGCCTCCCCCTATCGAAACCGAAACCGACGACTCAGATCTCCTGTAG
- the LOC109726940 gene encoding uncharacterized protein LOC109726940 isoform X2, giving the protein MGASITTPNINNNNNLPLTNSTTTNPLNLLSLREVHGRKEESDGDDDDDTVSVDSNRVQEALNRKNPEKLQEESGAVATVLPEEVLESAESDIFWAPDPETGVFVPAEEGEVDVNTRLPAPPHPSGITNGSGSSKGNGNGNGSTVLEETVWVREVEVEEIVRPPPIETETDDSDLL; this is encoded by the exons ATGGGAGCTTCGATCACCACCCCAAacatcaacaacaacaataatctCCCTCTCACAAACTCAACAACAACAAACCCTCTTAATCTCCTCTCTCTCAG GGAAGTGCATGGCCGGAAAGAAGAAtccgacggcgacgacgacgatgatacCGTCTCCGTAGACTCAAACCGAGTACAAGAGGCTCTAAACAGGAAGAACCCGGAGAAGCTCCAAGAGGAGTCCGGGGCCGTCGCGACGGTTCTCCCCGAGGAAGTGCTCGAGTCGGCCGAGTCGGACATCTTCTGGGCCCCGGACCCCGAGACGGGCGTCTTCGTGCctgcggaggagggggaggtcGACGTGAACACCAGGCTCCCCGCCCCGCCCCACCCGTCGGGGATCACCAACGGGAGCGGAAGCAGTAAAGGGAACGGCAACGGTAACGGCTCGACGGTGCTCGAGGAAACCGTTTGGGTCCGAGAGGTCGAGGTCGAGGAGATCGTAAGGCCTCCCCCTATCGAAACCGAAACCGACGACTCAGATCTCCTGTAG
- the LOC109726939 gene encoding pentatricopeptide repeat-containing protein At1g08070, chloroplastic-like: MASSSSSSSSPNPTQLHLSPHATRTQKLPRTLPLRTPAAARGGAVAGDDRSAPPRPRSMSSYVESLQNGTIPDTFTFPPLLKSLSDSNALLEGETIHAHVVKMGFERDLYVRNNLIRLYAVCGDLVSAHNLFDQFPQRDVVSWTTLISGYSKMGLLEQAIEVFLCMVDEGFAAADAVAIVAVLAACAKLGDLDLGRRVHRYVDSSRIKLDVFAWNALISMYAKCGDIDSAYKCFKKMPRRNVVSWNAMISGFVRAGEFERALSLFKRMQGEGIEPDDATLVGVLNSCASLGALEMGRWVHVYVVRIGSKADGVLGNALVDMYAKCGMIDHAMQVFDEMRKRDVYAYTSMIVGLAMHGRGEKALNLFNEMLRVGISPNRVTFVGVLSACTHAGLVELGLRHFEDMSSVYNITPQLEHYGCVVDMLGRAGYLDRAREFIRAMPVEPDAFIWGSLLGACKIHGEVAMGESVMKHLLTVENEEDGSYVLLSNIYAANNRCHDSNRVRKAMRRKKVKKTPGCSSIEIDGVVHEFGVKKKMEA; the protein is encoded by the coding sequence ATggcgtcgtcgtcttcgtcgtcctcctccccaaacccaacccaactCCACCTCTCCCCCCACGCAACGCGCACCCAAAAGCTCCCCCGCACCCTCCCCCTCCGCacccccgccgccgcgcgcggcggcgccgtcgccggagaTGATCGGAGCGCGCCACCGCGGCCCCGCTCCATGTCCTCGTACGTCGAATCGCTCCAAAACGGTACCATTCCCGACACCTTCACCTTCCCCCCTCTCCTCAAATCCTTGTCCGATTCAAACGCGCTGCTCGAGGGCGAAACGATCCACGCCCACGTCGTGAAAATGGGCTTTGAGCGCGACTTGTACGTGAGGAACAACCTCATCAGGTTGTACGCCGTGTGCGGGGACTTGGTGTCCGCACACAACCTGTTCGACCAATTTCCCCAGAGAGATGTGGTCTCTTGGACCACTCTGATCTCCGGGTATTCAAAGATGGGCCTTCTAGAGCAAGCGATCGAGGTGTTCTTGTGCATGGTGGATGAGGGTTTCGCGGCGGCGGATGCGGTGGCGATCGTCGCGGTCCTCGCCGCATGCGCCAAATTgggggatttggatttggggagAAGGGTTCATAGGTATGTTGATAGTAGTAGGATCAAATTGGATGTGTTTGCTTGGAATGCTTTGATTAGTATGTACGCAAAGTGCGGCGATATCGATTCGGCTTACAAGTGTTTCAAGAAGATGCCTAGGAGGAATGTGGTTTCATGGAATGCTATGATTTCCGGGTTTGTTCGTGCCGGCGAATTCGAGAGGGCTCTCTCTTTGTTTAAGCGGATGCAGGGTGAAGGGATCGAGCCGGACGACGCAACCTTAGTCGGAGTTCTCAACTCCTGCGCTAGCCTCGGAGCTCTCGAAATGGGGAGATGGGTTCATGTGTATGTGGTTAGGATCGGGTCGAAGGCCGACGGTGTTTTGGGGAATGCGTTGGTCGACATGTACGCGAAATGCGGGATGATCGATCATGCCATGCaagtgttcgacgaaatgcgcAAGAGAGATGTTTACGCATACACATCGATGATAGTAGGGCTCGCGATGCACGGCCGAGGGGAGAAGGCTCTCAATCTCTTCAATGAGATGTTGAGAGTTGGTATAAGCCCTAATAGGGTCACTTTTGTCGGGGTTTTATCGGCATGTACTCATGCCGGGTTGGTTGAGCTAGGGCTTCGCCATTTCGAGGACATGTCGAGTGTGTATAATATAACTCCTCAACTTGAGCATTATGGGTGCGTGGTTGATATGCTAGGCCGGGCCGGGTATTTAGATAGGGCCCGTGAGTTTATTAGGGCAATGCCGGTCGAGCCCGACGCTTTCATATGGGGGTCGCTTCTCGGGGCTTGTAAGATCCATGGTGAAGTTGCAATGGGCGAAAGTGTGATGAAGCACCTCTTGACTGTGGAGAATGAGGAGGATGGGAGTTATGTGCTTTTGTCAAATATCTATGCGGCAAATAATCGTTGTCACGATTCGAACAGGGTACGAAAGGCGATGAggaggaagaaagtgaagaagaccCCGGGTTGTAGTTCTATTGAGATAGACGGCGTTGTTCATGAGTTTGGAGTAAAGAAGAAGATGGAAGCATAA
- the LOC109727298 gene encoding ruBisCO large subunit-binding protein subunit beta, chloroplastic, with protein sequence MASAFGTISTVGLAAAPSSFAKEKRLSASEKLSSLASISSSSVGARMQNVRLQKKHSSKIRAMAKELYFNKDGSAIKKLQIGVNKLADLVGVTLGPKGRNVVLESKYGSPKIVNDGVTVAKEVELEDPVENIGAKLVRQAAAKTNDLAGDGTTTSVVLAQGLIAEGVKVVAAGANPVQITRGIEKTSKSLVEELKKMSKEVEDSELADVAAVSAGNNYEIGNMIADAMSKVGRKGVVTLEEGKSAENSLYVVEGMQFDRGYISPYFVTDSEKMTVEYENCKLLLVDKKITNARDLINVLEDAIRGGYPIIIVAEEIEQEALATLVVNKLRGALKIAALKAPGFGERKSQYLDDIAILTGATVVRDEVGLSLDKADKEVLGTAAKVVLTKDSTTIVGDGSTQEQVAKRVAQIRNLIEAAEQEYEKEKLNERIAKLSGGVAVIQVGAQTETELKEKKLRVEDALNATKAAVEEGIVVGGGCTLLRLASKVDAIKDTLENDEQKVGADIVKRALSYPLKLIAKNAGVNGSVVTEKVLASDNLKFGYNAATGKYEDLMAAGIIDPTKVVRCCLEHASSVAKTFLTSDVVVVEIKEPEPAPMTNPMDNSGYGY encoded by the exons ATGGCTTCTGCTTTCGGCACCATTTCGACAGTCGGCCTCGCGGCTGCCCCAAGCAGCTTTGCGAAGGAGAAGAGGCTTTCGGCTTCTGAGAAGCTCTCTTCTCTTGCTTCTATTTCATCCAGCTCTGTTGGTGCTAGGATGCAGAATGTTAGACTCCAGAAGAAGCACAGCTCCAAGATCAGAGCAATGGCGAAGGAGTTGTACTTCAACAAGGACGGCTCAGCTATTAAAAAGCTGCAG ATCGGAGTTAATAAGCTTGCCGACTTAGTGGGAGTCACACTTGGTCCCAAAGGAAGGAATGTTGTTCTAGAAAGCAAGTATGGGTCCCCTAAAATTGTGAATGATGGTGTCACGGTGGCGAAGGAG GTTGAGCTCGAGGATCCTGTCGAGAATATCGGAGCTAAGCTGGTGAGGCAAGCTGCTGCTAAGACCAATGACTTGGCTGGAGATGGGACAACCACTTCTGTCGTTCTTGCTCAAGGATTAATCGCTGAAGGCGTTAAG gTAGTTGCTGCGGGTGCCAACCCTGTCCAGATAACGCGCGGTATTGAGAAAACAAGTAAATCTCTCGTTGAAGAGTTGAAGAAAATGTCTAAAGAG GTTGAAGACAGCGAGCTTGCTGATGTGGCTGCAGTGAGCGCCGGAAACAACTATGAAATAGGTAACATGATCGCCGATGCCATGAGTAAGGTGGGTAGGAAGGGAGTGGTCACCCTTGAAGAAGGGAAAAGTGCCGAAAATAGCCTTTATGTTGTGGAGGGAATGCAATTTGACCGAGGCTACATTTCTCCTTACTTTGTTACTGATAGTGAGAAAATGACTGTGGAGTATGAGAATTGCAAG CTGCTGCTTGTTGACAAGAAAATTACAAATGCCAGAGATCTTATCAATGTTTTGGAAGACGCCATAAGAGGCGGATATCCGATTATTATAGTTGCTGAAGAGATTGAACAGGAAGCTCTTGCGACTCTGGTCGTGAATAAGCTGAGGGGGGCACTGAAAATCGCCGCATTGAAAGCCCCTGGATTTGGAGAGAGGAAAAGCCAGTACCTTGATGACATTGCAATTTTGACTGGAg CTACTGTGGTTAGAGATGAAGTTGGGTTGTCTCTGGATAAGGCCGACAAAGAAGTTTTGGGCACTGCGGCAAAGGTTGTGCTTACCAAGGATTCAACCACCATAGTTGGTGATGGAAGCACTCAGGAGCAAGTGGCCAAACGAGTTGCACAGATCCGAAACCTAATTGAG GCTGCGGAGCAAgaatatgaaaaggaaaagcttAATGAGAGAATAGCTAAACTCTCCGGCGGTGTTGCTGTAATTCAG GTTGGAGCCCAAACAGAAACCGAGCTGAAGGAGAAGAAACTGAGAGTGGAAGATGCTCTCAACGCCACAAag GCGGCTGTCGAGGAAGGTATTGTTGTTGGCGGCGGCTGTACACTTTTGAGGCTCGCATCGAAAGTCGATGCCATTAAAGACACCCTTGAAAATGATGAGCAAAAG GTTGGGGCTGATATAGTCAAGAGGGCCTTGAGCTACCCACTGAAGTTGATCGCTAAAAATGCGGGCGTTAACGGAAGCGTCGTCACTGAGAAG GTTCTCGCCAGCGACAACCTTAAATTTGGTTATAACGCCGCGACCGGAAAATACGAGGACTTGATGGCTGCCGGTATCATCGATCCCACCAAG GTGGTGAGATGCTGCTTGGAGCATGCGTCGTCAGTCGCGAAGACGTTCCTGACCTCGGACGTGGTGGTGGTCGAAATCAAGGAGCCCGAGCCTGCCCCGATGACGAACCCGATGGATAATTCCG GTTATGGATACTAA